Genomic segment of Bos taurus isolate L1 Dominette 01449 registration number 42190680 breed Hereford chromosome X, ARS-UCD2.0, whole genome shotgun sequence:
CTCCGTAGGTGAATCTAAAGGGACTGACGCCGGGCGCGGAAGGTGGGGCGAGGCAGAAATTTGAGTCAATCAGAACACGATCTCCCTCCTCCTCGCCGGCCCAGGAGCCGGTGGCGGCGCACAGGCCCGCGCAGGCGCGTTTTCCAATTCCCGGACCGCCCACTGGTCTCCGCTTACCCGGCTGCCTGTTGATCACGTGGCAGGCGCCTGCCAGAGAGAGACAGGAGCTCCAACCCTTGGTAGCGAATTATTCAGCGTAGCAGGAGAGCAGTGTGCCATCTGCGGTAGCAGGGGCATAAGGTAGTGACAGCTAAGGAGTGTTGAGTTCCGCTGGGAGGTGGGCGGCCCACGCAGCCCGCCCAGGGAGGAGGGGCAGCAAACAATGGTGCTGCAGCCGGAGGGAATGGCAGGGATGAAAGGTACTGGAGCAAATTTTAGGCTTCTATTCTGCATGAAACGACATGATGTTATTTGTCAAAACCCAGAGTTACAACGCAGAAGGAAATGTAAACCCtggactatagttaataatgtaTCAGTATTGGGTCAAATGTAAGAATACaaaatgttattaataataattagcctccaactaaaatgaaaaaagaaaggtcaAAATGTTATTAATAGTTGAAAGTGGAGGGGGGGGGGCGTACATCCACGGAAACCCTGTACTATCTGCTCACCTCTGTGAATCGAAAACCGTTAGGAAGGAGATTCAAGGGGTATCACGGTGATCAAACACACAGAATTGGTGGATCTGTTAGTTTGCAGGGGAGGGAGGAATCAAGGACACTTGCCAGGGCTTGGGGAACTAGGGAGCTGGTTGGGCCACTACTGAGATGGTAGATAAGGTCAATGACCCGCTGGACTCCCACAtctggagcctggcagggtagcAGCACAGCAAGGCTCAGGCTTCCAGAACTCCGGGGTCTCTTTCCCCGACCCCCCCAGACCCAAAGATGGTTCAAAGCCATCAGACCTCTCCAAAACCCTGACAAAGTTCTTCCCTTCTAGGAGGGCTTGCAGGACGCACTGTGCCAAAAGGCTGTGAGGTCCACATCCAGAAGAACACAAGAGCCAGAGCTGGGCATGCACACACCACCCAAAAGGTGCACACTCGCACACGTGAACTCCCCAAGGCCACTGGGTGAGTTTATTGTGAAACCTCTTGCGGTGAGGATGGGATGGGCGGGCCAGGATAGGGAGGGGAGCAGGTGCGGGCTCTAGGAGGCCGAGTCAGAGGCCTCTGAGCTGTCCTTAACGTCGGTGCTCTCTGTGGTCTCGCTGACCTCGCTGAGGTCCTTGCTGTCACCACCGCTGTCCTCCGCAACCAGGCCCTTTTCCTCACGACAGGCCTCCCCTGAGCTTGGAAGCGAGTTGCCCTTGCCTTCCATCTTGTTCTCGATGGAGCCCAGTACCACGTGCCTGCCCTTCTCCTTCAGCTCCAGGTGCCGCCTCAGCTGCCACGGGAAGCCcaggagaggtgggaggaaggagacagggcCTAAGTCTCTAGACCATGAGGGCCCACTCCCACTGCCCGTTTCTGGTCTCTTGCTGGGGGTGCAGGCAGGGCAGGAAACACAGGACTGCATTGAGACCCAGGGCTAGTCCCGGCAACTGCCCcctctgggcctgtttcctctGCAGTGAAGTGGAGGTGTTCACACGCCCTCACGCAGCTGCTGTGGAGCCCTCTGAATGGCCCCGGCCCCCATGGAGCCTTGGGCAGAGCCCTATCTCCTCAGCCTTGGAGCCAGCTGCAGCCATCCCCAGCCCCATGCCTCAGCACATCCAGACTGTCCTGTCACAGCGGCCTCTGGGCAGGACAGGCCTCCTCCTCAGAAAATGGAGCCTTGGCCCGATGACAGCCTTCTTTAAAGCCCTGCCAAGGTCTGGCTCCCCACCTGTCAGCTGAGGCGAAGAGGACCAGGACACCTCCAACTCCCTCAGGCCACCCCACTCAGCCTGCTTGGGGCCGGTGGACCTGGCCCCACTGGACTCACCTCATCGGCCATCTGGGTGAGGTCCCGCTTCATGGCGTATGCATCTTCCCCGTCAGCGTAGTATTTGGGCTCCACTTCACTGatcctgggggcggggggggggggggcggggtggagaggaggaggagaaaccgAGTTGGGGGCATTCTCCTCCACCCTCTGGTGCCATCTGCCATTGGGACGGGGTGTCAGTGCCCCCCAAAGGCCCTTTGGAGACATTTCCGACGTGGCCTTCCATCTGCTTTCTCCGACAGTAAGCCGGACTCCCTCCCACCCTTGGCATTCTGCCACCCCACCTCATCCCTAACCTGGCTCCCAAGGATCTATTTCTGTGGTTTCCTGGGAACCACGGCCCCTGCATGTGGTAGTACCCTACCCCTCCTTGCCCAGTTCCCTGTCATTTCCTGGGCATGCATGGCTGGCTGGCTCCCATGCTGAACAGTTGGAAACGGCGGGGGGTGGTGCTGTGGTCTCTGTTCTTGGTGTTCTTGGATGGCCCAGAAAGGCCCTGCCAGCCTTCAGACCCGGGAACTGTCAACCAGCAGGGGAGTCTGCATCCAGGTCAAAGATCCTCAGATGCCCAGCCCGTAGGTCCTTCCCTTCCTTAAGCAAGCTGAAGCTAAGGCTGTCTCAGTGGGCTCTCCACAAACAGCCCATCCCAGCAGCTTTCACCACAATGCCCTGGGCAGGGCAGTTCCTGGCCAGGCTCTCTGTGTCCTGTGCTGGGCACACTGAGCGGACTGCTCTCACCCACTAGGACACCCAGGGCTCTAGACCCCTCTGCTGCACCCTTCCTGCACCAATATGCTTCGGTTTACCCTTTCTTCTGGTTCTGCTGAGATGCTTCTAGGTGCCAGGTCACTCTCAGTCCTGTTCCTGTCCTGGGTCCTTGTCTCTACTTCTGAATCCCTTCACCATGCTGCCCTTCACCTGGCCCCCACCAGCAGCAGGTAGTCCTCTTCTGCCCAGCAAGAAACACTAAATGTCCTCTAGGCCCACAACACATCTCGAACAGACAGTGGCAGGTGGGTGTCACTGTCTCTGAGTGAAGGCCAAAGCCTGTCCCTAGCTCTAGCTGCCGCCCACCCTCATGCCCAGAAAGTAGCTCAGCCCATCTCAGCCACCTGGGCAAGCCAGACCTGGGGACTGTCCCACTCCCATTAGAAACATCTAGATCTACTTACTGAAAGTTGAGCGTGTTGGAATAGAGGTGCAGAGCTGCCCGGTTACTGTAGGGGAACAAGGCTGTGCTGAGCTCTACAGACCAGGCCAGACAGGGACAACACGTCCAGGTCCTGCCCATCCTCCCAGTCCCGCTCCCCACAAATCCCACCTCCCAGTCTTCTCCAAAAGCCAAGGCAGCCCA
This window contains:
- the NAA10 gene encoding N-alpha-acetyltransferase 10; this encodes MNIRNARPEDLMNMQHCNLLCLPENYQMKYYFYHGLSWPQLSYIAEDENGKIVGYVLAKMEEDPDDVPHGHITSLAVKRSHRRLGLAQKLMDQASRAMIENFNAKYVSLHVRKSNRAALHLYSNTLNFQISEVEPKYYADGEDAYAMKRDLTQMADELRRHLELKEKGRHVVLGSIENKMEGKGNSLPSSGEACREEKGLVAEDSGGDSKDLSEVSETTESTDVKDSSEASDSAS